GGCGAAGGGTCCGCCATGCACGAAGGCAGGGTTGTTTTCCAGCGTTTGCACAAGGTTGGGCTGCATCGCATCTTTGAGAAGCACGGTCATCGCGCCTTCGGCCTTGATATCGCGGCAGAAGACGGGGCTGCGGTCGCGGCGATAGGCCACGATCATAGACCCCAGACGCTCCTCAAGATCCTTAAGGTTCTTGGAGAGGCAGAGGATTGCCATGACCTCGGACGCGACAGTGATGTCAAAGCCATCTTCGCGCGCAAATCCGTTGGAAACACCGCCCAGCGACGAGGTGATCTGGCGCAGCGAACGGTCGTTCATGTCGACCACGCGACGCCACACAACGCGGCGGGTGTCGATGTTCTGCTCGTTACCCCAATAGATGTGGTTGTCGAGCATCGCGCTGAGCAGGCTGTGTGCGCTGGTGATGGCGTGGAAATCGCCGGTGAAGTGCAGGTTCATGTCCTCCATCGGGACAACCTGTGCATAGCCGCCGCCGGCTGCGCCGCCCTTCATGCCAAAGTTTGGCCCAAGGCTGGCCTCGCGGATGCAAACGGTGGCCTTCTTGCCGATGCGATTCAGGCCGTCACCAAGACCAACAGTGGTCGTGGTCTTGCCTTCGCCTGCAGGGGTGGGGTTGATCGCAGTCACGAGGATCAGCTTACCGTTCTTGTTGCCCTGAACGGAGTCGATGAATTTCTGGCTGACTTTTGCCTTGTCATGGCCATAGGGCAGAAGATCGTCGTTCGAGATGCCCCGCTTTTCGCCGATCTCTTGGATCGGTCGCTTCTTGGCCTCCCGTGCAATCTCGATGTCGCTCTTGTAACCCATAGTCGTTTCCTTCCCTCGTCTGTTGGGCTTGATCTGACCACGGTGATAGCCAATTCTCGGCATCCCACAGCATGCGAATCCGACACATGGGCCTGTGCTTGCGGCGGATCACCGCAGACGGTGTCGGATCGGAAACCGAGAAAGGGGGGTCAGAGCAACGTGGCGCGCACACACGAGAGTTCGGACCAGACCGGCTGATCGGGAATATGCAGGCGCAGCATTTGCCCCAAGGCCAGCCGCCCCTCACGCTCGACCCAAGCGGTGATACCGCGCCGCCCGAGAGCCGCGCGCTTGAACCGTGCACCAAAGCCCGGGGCGTGGGTCTCGATCACCTTGGCAGGCAGGTGACAGGGGCGATTTTCCATATCAATCACCAGCGTCACCCCATCCGGCCCTTGCAAGCGCGATGAGGGAGGGAGATGGCTGAGGTCGGGAATGCCACTGATCACCAGCGAGGCACCCAGCCAGCTTGGTTCAAGCCGTGCAACGCCCATGGTGGCGGCGATGGCTGTCAGCTCTTCGTCTGAAAGGACAGAAAATTGCCGCGCATTGCGGATTTCGGTGCCTCTGGGGTGCTGGGAAATAACGCGGCTACATGAAGGGCGGGTCAGGCCCGCGTGCTCTTCGCCCGCGACACCGGCAAAGGTCACGTCGACCGCGTCGAGCGGTTCGGCTGCCAGAGACGCATCGCGCTGCGCCACTCGGCCCAGCCAAGTGATTCGGCCCTCATACTCGGTTGGCATCAATGCGGGCATTGATCTTTGCGCCCCGTTTCTTCTTGGTGGAAAATACTCGCCCCGCAGGGCCGTTCAAATTCAAGTCAGACGGTCAGGGTAAAGAACATGCGGCGGAACGGGAACAGCACAGTACCATCGGCACGAACCGGGTAGGCGCTATGCATCACCTCTTCGTAACGACGAATGAGATCGGCCTTTTCATCCGGCTCGAGCGCGGCCAGAACCGGGCGGGCATAGGTGCTTTCGGTATAGCGGCGCACCGGGTGGCTCCCGGGTTCGGCGGTCAGCCTTTGATAATAATCCGTTTCCCAGAGGCGGAATTGACCGAGCGGTGCCAGAAGTTCCTCGTATTTGATCGGAGACATCACACCGGGGGTGCCCATCTTTTCGATCCGCCCGGCAAAGAGTTCCTCTGCCAGCGAGAGCCAGACACGGTGCGAGGGGGCCTTGTTCTGGTGCGGCATCTGCACAGCCAGCGTCCCGCCCTTGCCCAGCATGCGGACGAGCCGGGGCATAAGTGCTTCGTGATTACCGACCCAATGCAGGGCCGCGTTGGAATAGATCAGGCCCGGCGCGCGGCGCGGGTGCCACTCGGCGATGTCGGCCTGTTGGAGGGCGTCATAACCCGTCCCTTGAGCCTTTTCGAGCATGGCGGGGCTGGCATCGACCCCCACAACCGCGCGATTGCCCGCGCGGGCACGCAGCGTTTCGATCATCACGCCGTTGCCGCATCCAAGGTCCACCACATCGCCCGCGCCCATCTGACCGACGGCGTTCAAAAGATCGAGGGCAGGCCGCAAGCGTTGATCCCGGAACCTTGCATAGGCTCCGGGATTCCAATCCTGTTTCGCGGCATTCGTGCTCACGTTGAGGGCTCTGGCTCCAGCCCGCCGTCGCCGGGCGTGGATTTGGGCTTGGTTTTCGGGATTGCGGTGACAGAGGGCTTGCTGGCTTCGGCACTGCCGTCGTCATCGTCATTCGCCGAGGGAAGTTCGCCCCGCATCACGCGCTTGATCTCGTCTCCGGTCAGTGTCTCGTATTCCAAGAGACCCTGTGCCAGACGTTCCCAATCTTCCTGACGATCAGTCAGGATTTTCTTGGCCCGAATATAGGCCTCGTCGATCAGGCGTTTGACCTCTTCCTCGATCAGCTCTTTGGTATGTGCGGAAATCGAGAAGCCACCGGCACCATTGCCCATATAGCCTTCGTGCGCCTGCTCATAGTCGATATTGCCAACTTTGTCGGACATGCCCCAGCGCATCACCATGGCGCGCGCAAGGCCACTGGCCTGTTGAATATCGCCAGCAGGGCCGTTCGACACGTTATCCTCGCCGTATTTGAGGATTTCGGCGGCTTTGCCTGCCATGGTCATGGCCAGCTTTTCCTCGCACTCGGAGCGGTGCCAATTGAGCCGGTCAATCTCGGGCAAGCTCACAACCATACCGAGGGCACCACCGCGCGGAATGATCGTAGCCTTGTAGACAGGGTCACATTTGGGCAGGGCAAGACCCACCACCGCATGCCCGGCCTCGTGATAGGCGGTCTTTTCCTTTTGATCGTCGGTCAGCACCATCGAACGGCGCTCGGCCCCCATCATCACCTTGTCTTTGGCGTTCTCGAAGTCGACCATAGTCACAAAACGTCGGCCGACACGCGCAGCCATCAGCGCCGCCTCGTTGACGAGGTTGGCAAGGTCCGCGCCAGAGAAGCCGGGCGTGCCGCGCGCAATCAGGCGCAGGTCCACATCGGGGCCAAGCGGTGTCTTGCGGGCGTGAACGTTAAGGATTTTCTCGCGGCCCTTGATGTCGGGATTGGGCACGGTCACCTGACGGTCAAAACGACCGGGGCGCAGAAGTGCGGGGTCAAGCACATCCTTGCGGTTGGTGGCCGCGATGATGATCACGCCTTCGTTGGCCTCGAACCCGTCCATTTCAACAAGCAGTTGGTTCAGCGTCTGTTCGCGCTCGTCATTGCCGCCGCCATAGCCCGCCCCACGGTGGCGGCCGACCGCGTCAATCTCGTCGATAAACACGATACAGGGCGCGTTTTTCTTCGCTTGCTCAAACATATCGCGCACGCGGGATGCACCCACACCCACGAACATTTCCACAAAGTCAGAACCAGAGATGGTGAAGAAAGGAACGCCCGCCTCACCCGCAATGGCGCGGGCAAGCAGCGTCTTACCGGTACCCGGAGGGCCGACAAGCAGCGCGCCCTTGGGGATTTTACCGCCAAGCCGCGAAAACTTCTGCGGGTTGCGCAGGAATTCCACGATTTCCTCAAGCTCTTCCTTGGCCTCGTCGATGCCTGCCACATCGTCAAATGTGACGCGACCGTGCTTTTCGGTCAGCATTTTGGCTTTGGACTTGCCAAAACCCATCGCGCCACCTTTGCCGCCGCCCTGCATGCGGTTCATGAAATAGATCCACACGCCGATCAACAGAAGGAAAGGCAGAAGCGAGACAATGAAGGTCTGAAAGCCCGATTGCTGCTGGCTCTCGGCCTTTACCGGAATACCCGCATCAATCAGACGTTGGGTGATTTCTGCATCCTCGGGCTTGATCGTTGCATAATCCTGCCCATCCGCGCCGCGATAGCGCACAGTCTCGCCATCCAGCGTTACCTGGCTCACACCGCCACTGTCCACTGCCGCCACAAACTCTGAATATGGCACTGCGCGGCTCTGGAGGGTGTTGCCCGACCCGCTGAACAGGTTGAACAGCGCGAGGATCAAAAGGAACAGCACCAGCCAGAAGGCGATATTTCTTGCGTTACCCAAGGGTTCTCTCCCAAA
The nucleotide sequence above comes from Roseovarius mucosus. Encoded proteins:
- a CDS encoding MOSC domain-containing protein, giving the protein MPALMPTEYEGRITWLGRVAQRDASLAAEPLDAVDVTFAGVAGEEHAGLTRPSCSRVISQHPRGTEIRNARQFSVLSDEELTAIAATMGVARLEPSWLGASLVISGIPDLSHLPPSSRLQGPDGVTLVIDMENRPCHLPAKVIETHAPGFGARFKRAALGRRGITAWVEREGRLALGQMLRLHIPDQPVWSELSCVRATLL
- a CDS encoding methyltransferase domain-containing protein produces the protein MRPALDLLNAVGQMGAGDVVDLGCGNGVMIETLRARAGNRAVVGVDASPAMLEKAQGTGYDALQQADIAEWHPRRAPGLIYSNAALHWVGNHEALMPRLVRMLGKGGTLAVQMPHQNKAPSHRVWLSLAEELFAGRIEKMGTPGVMSPIKYEELLAPLGQFRLWETDYYQRLTAEPGSHPVRRYTESTYARPVLAALEPDEKADLIRRYEEVMHSAYPVRADGTVLFPFRRMFFTLTV
- the ftsH gene encoding ATP-dependent zinc metalloprotease FtsH, with translation MGNARNIAFWLVLFLLILALFNLFSGSGNTLQSRAVPYSEFVAAVDSGGVSQVTLDGETVRYRGADGQDYATIKPEDAEITQRLIDAGIPVKAESQQQSGFQTFIVSLLPFLLLIGVWIYFMNRMQGGGKGGAMGFGKSKAKMLTEKHGRVTFDDVAGIDEAKEELEEIVEFLRNPQKFSRLGGKIPKGALLVGPPGTGKTLLARAIAGEAGVPFFTISGSDFVEMFVGVGASRVRDMFEQAKKNAPCIVFIDEIDAVGRHRGAGYGGGNDEREQTLNQLLVEMDGFEANEGVIIIAATNRKDVLDPALLRPGRFDRQVTVPNPDIKGREKILNVHARKTPLGPDVDLRLIARGTPGFSGADLANLVNEAALMAARVGRRFVTMVDFENAKDKVMMGAERRSMVLTDDQKEKTAYHEAGHAVVGLALPKCDPVYKATIIPRGGALGMVVSLPEIDRLNWHRSECEEKLAMTMAGKAAEILKYGEDNVSNGPAGDIQQASGLARAMVMRWGMSDKVGNIDYEQAHEGYMGNGAGGFSISAHTKELIEEEVKRLIDEAYIRAKKILTDRQEDWERLAQGLLEYETLTGDEIKRVMRGELPSANDDDDGSAEASKPSVTAIPKTKPKSTPGDGGLEPEPST